CCAGTGGGACCTCGAGGCTGGAGACAGGCCCCGGTGGGGCCAGCAGATTCCGGGAGCGGTCACTGTCTGTGCCCACAGACTCAGGCACCACAGATGTGGACTATGATGAGGAGCAGAAGGCCAATGAGGCCTGTGCCCTGCCTTTTGCCAGTACAAGCTCTGAGGGCAGTAACAGTGCTGACAACATTGCCTCCCTTAGTGCCCAGCAAGAGGCCCAGCACAGAAGGCAGAGGTCCAAGAGTATCTCACTTAGGAAGGCCAAAAAGAAGCCTTCCCCACCCACACGCAGTGTCTCACTGGTCAAAGATGAGCCAGGCCTCTTGCCTGAAGGTGGGTCAGCACTACCCAAGGACCAGAGGCCCAAGAGCCTTTGCCTCTCCTTGGAACATCAAGGACATCACTCGTCCCACCCAGATGCTCAGGGTCACCCAGCTGTTCCAAACCACAAAGATCCACAAAGTACACAATTCTCCCACCACTGGTATCTTACTGACTGGAAGTCTGGTGACACCTACCAATCCCTGTCCAGCTCCAGCACTGCCACTGGCACCACAGTCATTGAGTGCACCCAAGTTCAGGGCAGCTCAGAGTCTCTTGCCTCACCTTCCACCTCCAGAGCCACTACACCTTCCCAACTCTCCATTGAAGTGGAGGCCAGGGAGATATCATCCCCGGGAAGGCCCCCTGGACTGATGTCACCCTCCAGTGGCTACTCCAGCCAGTCGGAAACACCAACACCCACTGTTTCCATGTCCCTGACCCTGGGCCACTTACCCCCTCCAAGCAGCAGTGTCCGGGTACGTCCAGTGGTACCTGAGAGGAAGTCATCACTACCCCCAACGTCACCAATGGAGAAATTTCCCAAGTCACGGCTATCATTTGACCTACCACTGACCTCTTCACCCAACCTGGATCTGTCTGGGATGAGTATCTCCATCCGAAGCAAAACCAAGGTGAGTCGCCACCACTCAGAGACAAATTTTGGCGTCAAGCTGGCCCAGAAAACTAATCCCAACCAGCCAATCATGCCTATGGTTACTCAGTCCGACCTACGTTCTGTTCGCCTGAGGTCGGTCAGCAAGTCTGAGCCGGAAGATGATATTGAGAGCCCTGAGTATGCCGAGGAACCCAGAGCAGAAGAAGTCTTCACCTTGCCAGAGAGAAAGACAAAACCTCCCGTAGCTGAGAAGCCTCCGGTGGCCCGGAGGCCTCCAAGCTTGGTCCACAAGCCACCATCTGTTCCCGAGGAGTATGCACTAACTTCACCAACGTTGGCTACGCCCCCCAGGAGCTCAATTCAACATGCGAGACCACTCCCTCAAGACAGCTACACGGTAGTGCGGAAACCAAAGCCCTCCAGCTTCCCAGATGGCAGAAGCCCAGGGGAGTCAACAGCACCCTCATCTCTTGTTTTCACACCTTTTGCCAGTTCCTCTGATGCTTTCTTCTCAGGAACACAGCAGCCTCCCCAGGGAAGTGTAGAGGACGAGGGCCCCAAGGTGAGGGTTCTGCCTGAAAGAATTAGCCTCCAGAGCCAGGAAGAAgctgagaaaaagaaaggcaagatTCCACCTCCCGTACCAAAAAAACCCAGCGTGCTGTACCTGCCTCTCACTTCTCCCACAGCTCAAATGGAGGCCTATGTGGCAGAACCAAGGCTGCCTCTCAGCCCCATCATCACCCTGGAGGAAGACACCAAGTGTCCCCCCACCGGCGATGACCTGCAATCACTTGGTCAAAGGGTGACTTCAACTCCTCAGGCTGACAGTGAAAGGGAGGCAAGCCCTCTGGGTTAGTAAACTGTCTGCTGGCTTTTTCCTTCAGTCACAGGAGAGATGAGGGTGAGAATGGAGTGCCAGAGATGGAAGCAGATGCCCCAGAATAATTATCCTGATCCCAAGTCAGTAGCGGGCACCCCTTGAGGGTTTGAGTTACTCTAAATAGGAACCACGGGCTGGCCTTACTGCCCTTGAGATCAAGACTAGCCCGAGGCAGATCTCCAAGGCCCAGTTTAGGCCACTCTCCCCTCTAAATCTCTAGTGCTGAGATAATGAAATCAAACTAGGTTCTAGCACCCTAGGACTTCAGCATCCCACATCCCTAGCCAAGCATGCATCCTGTCATGGGAACTACTCCACCTCACTGTACAGTACTTTTCATTGGCTGCAGTGAATTTAGTTCCCTACATGGGACCCAATACCCCACCAGACTGAGTTCAAGTGCCATGGCAGGCTTGGAGCGATCTGAAACAATGGAATATGTTGCCACCAGCAGCCTCTTTTTGTGCCTTCCGGAGGAAAGGGAGCTCACTTTCTTGGGTGGTTTGAGTTCTTTGGCTCTTCCTGGAACCATAAACATAATACATAATGCTTctcatcctttctttttctgtctctttttgttttaattgtggtaaagtacccataacatttaccatcttgaccatttttaagtgtgcagttcattCGTGTTAAGCACATTCACATTGTTAAGCAACCAATCTCCCGAACtcctttcatcttgcaaaactgaaactctgtacccggTAAACAACAactcctctttctccctccccccaGATTCCTCCCttcaaccaccattctactttctggctctatgaatttgactctagacacctcatataagtggaatcatacagtatttgtctttttgtgactggcttattccaCTAAGCTTAATGTtgtcagggttcatccatgtttctcattcttttctgAACCCTTAACACCAAAAATCAAAATCTCATGGCCTTCTATATGCAAATTTGGACTTTCAATATGAGTCAATTATGACTAAGTCAAGTAAATAAATCAAAGCCCCAGGTAGTTGTAGAAAACACTTCCTCAGACTCCACAGGCTCCCCTCTGAGATTCAAATAGGTTCCACTCTCACCCACTGGGTGGGAGTCACTAGTTTAGATCACTCCCAGCTCCTTCATTTAGAGAAATGATATACAGTGTTTAAAACAAGAGAATGCTCGGGCCACCGGTTATAATGACAAAGACATGACAGAATAGGGACCCATGCTGATCTTCACCACTCACTccaccttgggcaaatcattaaGCTTCTGAACTTCATattcctcctctgcaaaatggagatattaAAAATCTCCATCCTGCTGCCCTCACAGAGTTGCTTTCACCATCAAATGAAATAACATATGAGAATGTGCTTTGTCCTATCTATTGTGGTCAAAGTCATTCCTTTTGGTTTTTTATGTCTAGGGAGTTCTGTGGAACCAGGCACCGAAGAAAAAAGTTTAATCAGTGATAAAACAGCTGAATGGATTGCGGAGGATGATGATGACGTGTTTGTGGCTTCACGCACAACTGAAGATTTATTTACTGTGATACACAGGTCTGCACCAATTTCCTTAATTCTAATTGCAATTGCCTTCCCTTTTTGTACTTAAAGAAAACCTGCTGTTCCACATTGAAATCCtaattgtaaaagaaaaagaaaaaaattaaaaataaggaaaactgCTACCTTTAAGCAGCCATTAGAATTGCACCTGGAGGCTAAGTTCAGATACCCACATATGTGAGCACAGTCCAGGGCCTCGCATCTCAAATTCACTGACATCATTGGGTAaagtggaggaagggaggggagaggaggaccAGGTGCCGAGTGAGAGGCCCCTCGTCTCCTAGCAACCACTTGGCCTATTGTGGCTCCATCTGCTCTCTCTTAGCTCTGTCTATAGTCAGAGACATTTAACCCTTCACAGAATTCCTTGTaccaaaaaaatcccatcaaGAGTTGAAGTGGGGCACCAGGCAGCATATCAAAACAGGAACTTAGGAAAAGAGGAACCAGATGGGGATCAGTTATTGGACAGGGTTACAAGGCAGGGGTTCAGTGACAAGAAAACTGGGAAGAGTTTATTATTGGAGCTAGACCACCAGTCCAGAACAGGATCAGTCCCCAGGCTGTCCTGATTCAGAGTCACTGAGCTACTAGCCTTGACTCCTGAAATTCGTCCTTGGTCCCAGAACCTGGGCAGGACTGAGGCTACAGGCACAGGACAAGTGACTCCAGCTGGGGGCATTGAAAGGAATGTGGGGATGGGAGGGCCCAACAAGGGACTCTGAGGATTtagaggtgagagagagagaaagcaagtcaATACGGCTGCTTGCAGGGCTGCCGCCTGGATTGTGTCACAGGCATGGGGGTCTGTGAAGCACTGGTAAAATGTCTGCTGCATTAACTCACTCAAACCAAACTTTCTCTTATCTAGGTCCAAAAGGAAGCTGCTCGGCTGGAAGGAACCTGGTGAGGCCTTTGTGGGTGGCAGAACGAGTTCCCACTCACCAATAAAGAACACAGCTGAGTCTCCAATCAGTGAGTCTACCGCCACTGCAGGGTCAGGCAGCAGTGCCAACCTAGATGCTGGCAGAAATGACGATTTCAAGGCCTTGCTACAGAAGAAGGGAAGTAAGGCAACTCCAAGGTCTCGTCCCTCAGCAGCTGAACTTCTGAAGACCACTAACCCACTGGCTCGGAGAATTATTGCACAATTTTCAAAAGACTATGAAACCACCGATAACCCCAGTACCTAAGCCCTGGGCTCAACAAGCAGGGTTTACTTACTAAACTCGAGTagagaagggggaagagaaaGGGTCATTAAACAGAACCATGGGAACAACAGAGCCTACATTTCTTTTACATTAACTCACACTCTGGACAGCAGGAGAGAGGCTACTTCATCTAGAGCTAAAATCATCTGGCACTTAATCATCTTcagacatttttatgttttcatactTATAAGCTTGTCATGACTGACTACCGAGTTTCTTCTTATTTTCCCCCAGTGGTGTGCACTAACTAAGAAGAAATTTTCAGATGTCAGGGCACATGTGCCACTTTTTCAATTCAGTGATCCGGCTGCTCCATCCCTGGCTCCTGTCACTGAGGAGTGCAGTGTGAGAGCAGATTGGAGGCTGCCAAACTTGGGGGGCATAGGGTGCCACTGCTTGTTATTCACTTTCCTAGGGAGGCTCTGATGGCCCTGTGTGCAAACACAGAAAGACTGATGCCTCCTCAACCACAGTTTAGCTTTCCCCTGCGCTCACAAGAGGTTTGCAGGGTGCACTTATTTTGGCATGAGGTTGATTGGATGGCTTTTGTGGTGCAAAATATGACTGTGACTGTCCTGAAACTTAATGCCTTTTTCAGTTTGATTGTCTACATGGAGATCAGGGTGATAAGTTTCAATAAACATATAGACGCCCCCTCACCCACCCCCATTAGCTAGAAAAGACCAGGACTGGGTTGCTTTAAATGAACCAAGCTTGACCAACAAACAAGACAGCCATTTGTTCACTCAGATCTAGCCGAGGTAACTCACAAGTGCACCTTGAGATCCTCCATGTGTCTGTCAACAGCGATAGCCAGGATCTGCGCCCAGCTCATGCTGCATTCTAAGAACGCTCATTTCATTTGCATATAAAATTCATTACAGGAAGTAATTAACTGAAGGAACAGCATCATCAAAGGCTCAAGGATAATGGAAAGTAAGTGCATCTTGCCCCCCACCAGTCAATTCAGATCGTGGTTTGtggttggtttggttttgtttaaaGGAAGTCCGACTCTGTTCCAAAAACCAAGAACATATAAACTAAAAGATCTATCCAAAATCTAAAAGGCAGTCTTGCCAGTTGCTATGGCCCATAAtgcacgcgcgcgcgcgcacacacacacacacacacacacacacacacacacacacacacaaaagggctACTTTTTGCCATTTAGGTTCTGTGTTTGACCAGCTTTCAATTAACCTTGCTGGGGGAGAGCATAAGAACCTGGGTAAATGGCATACTGAAAGAGCTTCAGAATAATCATTGcgacccctccctgcccccaccccccacgaAGCTTATAGGCACTAACTATTCTTGTCAGCTCAATTTTCTAAGCAGAGCAAGAGCAGTgattcatttgatttttgtatgcctGATTTCTGGGAGgttggggaggaagagaaagcacTGAGCAAAGAAAACCTGCTGACCAATGATGGAAAGTTAATTGTCTACTGTCTTCAAGAGGCAAAAAGAACAGTTGAATGAAATTGTAGCCTGCTTCACAAAGAGAGTTCCCCAGCCCCTTCCTACTTCACCCCTCACCCAATAGATTCAATGGTCAACCTCCTGGAGGATGCAGTAAGGTTCCAGAGACAAGCAGATCTCAACTTTGATAGGTCGTATTGCCCAATGAGAAGCCACCTTTTAGCTCAACTGCCCACACTCCAGCTGGACAGAGCAGCTGAAAAACCACACTAAGTACTGAGAAAACTTGGGCCTCTCACAAGAGAAGCCCTAGGCCTAGGCCCTTTGTTGTTATAGTTCTGAATCTGAGACTTCTGGAAACAGGCCAGGCCCACCAACTCCCTTGCAACCAGCACTTCgacacttaaaataataaaacagctaGGCTCAGTTGCTTTTGAAAGTACTAGAACTACTTGGTGTGAAGGTCTTATCCAAATTCCAAATTTCAGGGATTTTGcccaaaataaaatcaattcaTCCCTGGCCTCAGTTTATATATGAATGCCACATTTGTCTGCTCCAGACTTAGAATTCCAAAAAACAGACATTTTCCTCTGTAGTAAATGAAGGAGCATTTGTGCTTTTGCTTAGCAAAAATGAAAGGACACCAGGGTCTCCTTGGGAACCATTATGACTAGTTGAACGTTAAAGCTGAGTATGGGACTCACATAGTATAGGCCTTGTTACTTCTGTGGACTTTTCTGGAAGTTTCTTGTTTACTACTTCTAATGGGTTTTGCCTCTTCCCTCACCTTGCTACCTCTGGAGGTTTTCCCAAAAGATTCTGAACCTGAATTCTCAGACACCTTGATGTTTGTCAGTTACCTTTAGTCTTGTTTTCCTCTACAATACTCTATATGCCTGGAATTTTTAGAATAACTTCTACATCATCACTGTGGCCCACGCAGTGGTGTTCCCATTAGCACAAGAGGATTTGGGGCAGAAATCATATGGTCAGAGAGAACATTTAAGACCGGaagtattcatttaattttttaaattaattttttgtaaagatgggggttttgctatgttgcccatgctggtcttgaactcctgagctcaagcgatcctctcgccttggcctcccaaagtgctgggattaaaggagtaagccaccgtgcctggcctcatttaatATTTTGCAACAGGTAGACGTCCCAAATAAACAACCAAACTGTAAAATTTCTACTAATCACTAATTAACAGAACACCAAGCATCTTCCCCACTCCTAACA
The Gorilla gorilla gorilla isolate KB3781 chromosome X, NHGRI_mGorGor1-v2.1_pri, whole genome shotgun sequence genome window above contains:
- the NHSL2 gene encoding NHS-like protein 2 isoform X6 — protein: MPFYRRTVVPQRLCPRNPPQQLAELRDVSHLAALSLLRQLADLCGHSLALLEDLEGHLLALGRRTDSLHRRTVRLRRRLPCRLLGPEEDEEELGASHWSNLTRSQRAREPVDAIHTGHSNSPAGSVAHSTTSDIRPSHSVPEGVHGRVAVGQDAWFPSLTSPVLRTPSSEPDEPHQARSGPNPPGMESMGMVYSVPSSCNGPTESSFSTSWKGDAFTYMTPSATSQSNQVNENGKNPSCGNSWVSLNKVPPLVPKEATTLLVARDNPAGCSGSAGYPEHLIQQRRMPERPSEIGLLTSGTSRLETGPGGASRFRERSLSVPTDSGTTDVDYDEEQKANEACALPFASTSSEGSNSADNIASLSAQQEAQHRRQRSKSISLRKAKKKPSPPTRSVSLVKDEPGLLPEGGSALPKDQRPKSLCLSLEHQGHHSSHPDAQGHPAVPNHKDPQSTQFSHHWYLTDWKSGDTYQSLSSSSTATGTTVIECTQVQGSSESLASPSTSRATTPSQLSIEVEAREISSPGRPPGLMSPSSGYSSQSETPTPTVSMSLTLGHLPPPSSSVRVRPVVPERKSSLPPTSPMEKFPKSRLSFDLPLTSSPNLDLSGMSISIRSKTKVSRHHSETNFGVKLAQKTNPNQPIMPMVTQSDLRSVRLRSVSKSEPEDDIESPEYAEEPRAEEVFTLPERKTKPPVAEKPPVARRPPSLVHKPPSVPEEYALTSPTLATPPRSSIQHARPLPQDSYTVVRKPKPSSFPDGRSPGESTAPSSLVFTPFASSSDAFFSGTQQPPQGSVEDEGPKVRVLPERISLQSQEEAEKKKGKIPPPVPKKPSVLYLPLTSPTAQMEAYVAEPRLPLSPIITLEEDTKCPPTGDDLQSLGQRVTSTPQADSEREASPLGSSVEPGTEEKSLISDKTAEWIAEDDDDVFVASRTTEDLFTVIHRSKRKLLGWKEPGEAFVGGRTSSHSPIKNTAESPISESTATAGSGSSANLDAGRNDDFKALLQKKGSKATPRSRPSAAELLKTTNPLARRIIAQFSKDYETTDNPST
- the NHSL2 gene encoding NHS-like protein 2 isoform X1, whose product is MPFYRRTVVPQRLCPRNPPQQLAELRDVSHLAALSLLRQLADLCGHSLALLEDLEGHLLALGRRTDSLHRRTVRLRRRLPCRLLGPEEDEEELGASHWSNLTRSQRAREPVDAIHTAAANSGRENATATAHSRSSWRQPVNVFLSSGRPPSVEELLREAQLNLQSLLQEEYEEQYSEARLVGQTFRSSDEATEPTPNPRPQSARRLEFILMPTKRQLSEDETTTQGVRAPEASLSLSTTADKQTAWNSLFPLPILEEKRWPQPCSTQSDIVPINISGQQFDKHASLRHSLFNTETAVNPKSTLRRRRTIVGFSNFSQRDQGHSNSPAGSVAHSTTSDIRPSHSVPEGVHGRVAVGQDAWFPSLTSPVLRTPSSEPDEPHQARSGPNPPGMESMGMVYSVPSSCNGPTESSFSTSWKGDAFTYMTPSATSQSNQVNENGKNPSCGNSWVSLNKVPPLVPKEATTLLVARDNPAGCSGSAGYPEHLIQQRRMPERPSEIGLLTSGTSRLETGPGGASRFRERSLSVPTDSGTTDVDYDEEQKANEACALPFASTSSEGSNSADNIASLSAQQEAQHRRQRSKSISLRKAKKKPSPPTRSVSLVKDEPGLLPEGGSALPKDQRPKSLCLSLEHQGHHSSHPDAQGHPAVPNHKDPQSTQFSHHWYLTDWKSGDTYQSLSSSSTATGTTVIECTQVQGSSESLASPSTSRATTPSQLSIEVEAREISSPGRPPGLMSPSSGYSSQSETPTPTVSMSLTLGHLPPPSSSVRVRPVVPERKSSLPPTSPMEKFPKSRLSFDLPLTSSPNLDLSGMSISIRSKTKVSRHHSETNFGVKLAQKTNPNQPIMPMVTQSDLRSVRLRSVSKSEPEDDIESPEYAEEPRAEEVFTLPERKTKPPVAEKPPVARRPPSLVHKPPSVPEEYALTSPTLATPPRSSIQHARPLPQDSYTVVRKPKPSSFPDGRSPGESTAPSSLVFTPFASSSDAFFSGTQQPPQGSVEDEGPKVRVLPERISLQSQEEAEKKKGKIPPPVPKKPSVLYLPLTSPTAQMEAYVAEPRLPLSPIITLEEDTKCPPTGDDLQSLGQRVTSTPQADSEREASPLGSSVEPGTEEKSLISDKTAEWIAEDDDDVFVASRTTEDLFTVIHRSKRKLLGWKEPGEAFVGGRTSSHSPIKNTAESPISESTATAGSGSSANLDAGRNDDFKALLQKKGSKATPRSRPSAAELLKTTNPLARRIIAQFSKDYETTDNPST
- the NHSL2 gene encoding NHS-like protein 2 isoform X2, translating into MMGNSHHKQPRSKSQSRMHSATAAANSGRENATATAHSRSSWRQPVNVFLSSGRPPSVEELLREAQLNLQSLLQEEYEEQYSEARLVGQTFRSSDEATEPTPNPRPQSARRLEFILMPTKRQLSEDETTTQGVRAPEASLSLSTTADKQTAWNSLFPLPILEEKRWPQPCSTQSDIVPINISGQQFDKHASLRHSLFNTETAVNPKSTLRRRRTIVGFSNFSQRDQGHSNSPAGSVAHSTTSDIRPSHSVPEGVHGRVAVGQDAWFPSLTSPVLRTPSSEPDEPHQARSGPNPPGMESMGMVYSVPSSCNGPTESSFSTSWKGDAFTYMTPSATSQSNQVNENGKNPSCGNSWVSLNKVPPLVPKEATTLLVARDNPAGCSGSAGYPEHLIQQRRMPERPSEIGLLTSGTSRLETGPGGASRFRERSLSVPTDSGTTDVDYDEEQKANEACALPFASTSSEGSNSADNIASLSAQQEAQHRRQRSKSISLRKAKKKPSPPTRSVSLVKDEPGLLPEGGSALPKDQRPKSLCLSLEHQGHHSSHPDAQGHPAVPNHKDPQSTQFSHHWYLTDWKSGDTYQSLSSSSTATGTTVIECTQVQGSSESLASPSTSRATTPSQLSIEVEAREISSPGRPPGLMSPSSGYSSQSETPTPTVSMSLTLGHLPPPSSSVRVRPVVPERKSSLPPTSPMEKFPKSRLSFDLPLTSSPNLDLSGMSISIRSKTKVSRHHSETNFGVKLAQKTNPNQPIMPMVTQSDLRSVRLRSVSKSEPEDDIESPEYAEEPRAEEVFTLPERKTKPPVAEKPPVARRPPSLVHKPPSVPEEYALTSPTLATPPRSSIQHARPLPQDSYTVVRKPKPSSFPDGRSPGESTAPSSLVFTPFASSSDAFFSGTQQPPQGSVEDEGPKVRVLPERISLQSQEEAEKKKGKIPPPVPKKPSVLYLPLTSPTAQMEAYVAEPRLPLSPIITLEEDTKCPPTGDDLQSLGQRVTSTPQADSEREASPLGSSVEPGTEEKSLISDKTAEWIAEDDDDVFVASRTTEDLFTVIHRSKRKLLGWKEPGEAFVGGRTSSHSPIKNTAESPISESTATAGSGSSANLDAGRNDDFKALLQKKGSKATPRSRPSAAELLKTTNPLARRIIAQFSKDYETTDNPST
- the NHSL2 gene encoding NHS-like protein 2 isoform X3, with the translated sequence MMGNSHHKQPRSKSQSRMHSATAAANSGRENATATAHSRSSWRQPVNVFLSSGRPPSVEELLREAQLNLQSLLQEEYEEQYSEARLVGQTFRSSDEATEPTPNPRPQSARRLEFILMPTKRQLSEDETTTQGVRAPEASLSLSTTADKQTAWNSLFPLPILEEKRWPQPCSTQSDIVPINISGHSNSPAGSVAHSTTSDIRPSHSVPEGVHGRVAVGQDAWFPSLTSPVLRTPSSEPDEPHQARSGPNPPGMESMGMVYSVPSSCNGPTESSFSTSWKGDAFTYMTPSATSQSNQVNENGKNPSCGNSWVSLNKVPPLVPKEATTLLVARDNPAGCSGSAGYPEHLIQQRRMPERPSEIGLLTSGTSRLETGPGGASRFRERSLSVPTDSGTTDVDYDEEQKANEACALPFASTSSEGSNSADNIASLSAQQEAQHRRQRSKSISLRKAKKKPSPPTRSVSLVKDEPGLLPEGGSALPKDQRPKSLCLSLEHQGHHSSHPDAQGHPAVPNHKDPQSTQFSHHWYLTDWKSGDTYQSLSSSSTATGTTVIECTQVQGSSESLASPSTSRATTPSQLSIEVEAREISSPGRPPGLMSPSSGYSSQSETPTPTVSMSLTLGHLPPPSSSVRVRPVVPERKSSLPPTSPMEKFPKSRLSFDLPLTSSPNLDLSGMSISIRSKTKVSRHHSETNFGVKLAQKTNPNQPIMPMVTQSDLRSVRLRSVSKSEPEDDIESPEYAEEPRAEEVFTLPERKTKPPVAEKPPVARRPPSLVHKPPSVPEEYALTSPTLATPPRSSIQHARPLPQDSYTVVRKPKPSSFPDGRSPGESTAPSSLVFTPFASSSDAFFSGTQQPPQGSVEDEGPKVRVLPERISLQSQEEAEKKKGKIPPPVPKKPSVLYLPLTSPTAQMEAYVAEPRLPLSPIITLEEDTKCPPTGDDLQSLGQRVTSTPQADSEREASPLGSSVEPGTEEKSLISDKTAEWIAEDDDDVFVASRTTEDLFTVIHRSKRKLLGWKEPGEAFVGGRTSSHSPIKNTAESPISESTATAGSGSSANLDAGRNDDFKALLQKKGSKATPRSRPSAAELLKTTNPLARRIIAQFSKDYETTDNPST
- the NHSL2 gene encoding NHS-like protein 2 isoform X4, translated to MMGNSHHKQPRSKSQSRMHSATEEYEEQYSEARLVGQTFRSSDEATEPTPNPRPQSARRLEFILMPTKRQLSEDETTTQGVRAPEASLSLSTTADKQTAWNSLFPLPILEEKRWPQPCSTQSDIVPINISGQQFDKHASLRHSLFNTETAVNPKSTLRRRRTIVGFSNFSQRDQGHSNSPAGSVAHSTTSDIRPSHSVPEGVHGRVAVGQDAWFPSLTSPVLRTPSSEPDEPHQARSGPNPPGMESMGMVYSVPSSCNGPTESSFSTSWKGDAFTYMTPSATSQSNQVNENGKNPSCGNSWVSLNKVPPLVPKEATTLLVARDNPAGCSGSAGYPEHLIQQRRMPERPSEIGLLTSGTSRLETGPGGASRFRERSLSVPTDSGTTDVDYDEEQKANEACALPFASTSSEGSNSADNIASLSAQQEAQHRRQRSKSISLRKAKKKPSPPTRSVSLVKDEPGLLPEGGSALPKDQRPKSLCLSLEHQGHHSSHPDAQGHPAVPNHKDPQSTQFSHHWYLTDWKSGDTYQSLSSSSTATGTTVIECTQVQGSSESLASPSTSRATTPSQLSIEVEAREISSPGRPPGLMSPSSGYSSQSETPTPTVSMSLTLGHLPPPSSSVRVRPVVPERKSSLPPTSPMEKFPKSRLSFDLPLTSSPNLDLSGMSISIRSKTKVSRHHSETNFGVKLAQKTNPNQPIMPMVTQSDLRSVRLRSVSKSEPEDDIESPEYAEEPRAEEVFTLPERKTKPPVAEKPPVARRPPSLVHKPPSVPEEYALTSPTLATPPRSSIQHARPLPQDSYTVVRKPKPSSFPDGRSPGESTAPSSLVFTPFASSSDAFFSGTQQPPQGSVEDEGPKVRVLPERISLQSQEEAEKKKGKIPPPVPKKPSVLYLPLTSPTAQMEAYVAEPRLPLSPIITLEEDTKCPPTGDDLQSLGQRVTSTPQADSEREASPLGSSVEPGTEEKSLISDKTAEWIAEDDDDVFVASRTTEDLFTVIHRSKRKLLGWKEPGEAFVGGRTSSHSPIKNTAESPISESTATAGSGSSANLDAGRNDDFKALLQKKGSKATPRSRPSAAELLKTTNPLARRIIAQFSKDYETTDNPST
- the NHSL2 gene encoding NHS-like protein 2 isoform X5 codes for the protein MMGNSHHKQPRSKSQSRMHSATEEYEEQYSEARLVGQTFRSSDEATEPTPNPRPQSARRLEFILMPTKRQLSEDETTTQGVRAPEASLSLSTTADKQTAWNSLFPLPILEEKRWPQPCSTQSDIVPINISGHSNSPAGSVAHSTTSDIRPSHSVPEGVHGRVAVGQDAWFPSLTSPVLRTPSSEPDEPHQARSGPNPPGMESMGMVYSVPSSCNGPTESSFSTSWKGDAFTYMTPSATSQSNQVNENGKNPSCGNSWVSLNKVPPLVPKEATTLLVARDNPAGCSGSAGYPEHLIQQRRMPERPSEIGLLTSGTSRLETGPGGASRFRERSLSVPTDSGTTDVDYDEEQKANEACALPFASTSSEGSNSADNIASLSAQQEAQHRRQRSKSISLRKAKKKPSPPTRSVSLVKDEPGLLPEGGSALPKDQRPKSLCLSLEHQGHHSSHPDAQGHPAVPNHKDPQSTQFSHHWYLTDWKSGDTYQSLSSSSTATGTTVIECTQVQGSSESLASPSTSRATTPSQLSIEVEAREISSPGRPPGLMSPSSGYSSQSETPTPTVSMSLTLGHLPPPSSSVRVRPVVPERKSSLPPTSPMEKFPKSRLSFDLPLTSSPNLDLSGMSISIRSKTKVSRHHSETNFGVKLAQKTNPNQPIMPMVTQSDLRSVRLRSVSKSEPEDDIESPEYAEEPRAEEVFTLPERKTKPPVAEKPPVARRPPSLVHKPPSVPEEYALTSPTLATPPRSSIQHARPLPQDSYTVVRKPKPSSFPDGRSPGESTAPSSLVFTPFASSSDAFFSGTQQPPQGSVEDEGPKVRVLPERISLQSQEEAEKKKGKIPPPVPKKPSVLYLPLTSPTAQMEAYVAEPRLPLSPIITLEEDTKCPPTGDDLQSLGQRVTSTPQADSEREASPLGSSVEPGTEEKSLISDKTAEWIAEDDDDVFVASRTTEDLFTVIHRSKRKLLGWKEPGEAFVGGRTSSHSPIKNTAESPISESTATAGSGSSANLDAGRNDDFKALLQKKGSKATPRSRPSAAELLKTTNPLARRIIAQFSKDYETTDNPST